A region of Desulfuromonas sp. DNA encodes the following proteins:
- a CDS encoding NADH-quinone oxidoreductase subunit B codes for MGVDQTLGNNIITTSLDKLVNWSRSRSMWPMTFGLACCAIEMMAAGAARFDLDRLGILFRASPRQSDVIIIAGTVTKKMLPVIETVYEQMPEPKYVIAMGACACSGGIFDTYSTVQGIDQHLPVDVYIPGCPPRPEGLIYGIGKLQEKIMNERNSFGSVLGVGERVSEV; via the coding sequence ATGGGAGTAGATCAGACACTGGGAAACAATATCATTACAACGAGTCTGGACAAGCTGGTTAACTGGTCCAGATCCCGTTCAATGTGGCCGATGACCTTTGGTCTCGCCTGTTGCGCAATCGAAATGATGGCCGCCGGTGCGGCCCGTTTTGACCTCGACCGGCTCGGGATCCTTTTCCGTGCGTCGCCGCGCCAGTCTGACGTGATCATTATTGCCGGGACCGTAACTAAAAAGATGCTGCCGGTTATCGAGACCGTTTACGAGCAGATGCCGGAACCGAAGTATGTTATCGCCATGGGTGCCTGTGCCTGCTCCGGCGGGATTTTTGATACCTACAGTACGGTTCAGGGTATTGACCAGCATCTGCCGGTTGATGTTTATATCCCGGGCTGTCCGCCCCGCCCGGAGGGCTTGATTTACGGTATTGGCAAGCTCCAGGAAAAGATCATGAATGAGCGCAACTCGTTCGGATCGGTTCTCGGAGTCGGCGAACGGGTTTCCGAAGTCTGA
- a CDS encoding NADH-quinone oxidoreductase subunit A, with translation MLDNYLPILVLVAIAFAFAAGSVVFSRLVGQKKPSAVKLAPYECGMPLFGTARDRFSVKFYIIAMLFIVFDIEVVFLYPWAVMFKRLGMFGFAEMGVFILILFVGYVYVWKKGALEWE, from the coding sequence ATGCTAGACAATTATTTGCCGATCCTGGTGCTTGTCGCCATAGCCTTCGCCTTTGCGGCCGGCTCGGTGGTTTTTTCCCGCCTGGTCGGACAGAAGAAGCCGTCCGCCGTCAAGCTCGCACCGTATGAGTGCGGCATGCCGCTTTTCGGTACGGCCCGGGATCGTTTTTCGGTCAAGTTTTACATCATCGCAATGCTCTTTATCGTATTTGATATCGAGGTTGTCTTTCTTTATCCCTGGGCGGTGATGTTCAAAAGGCTCGGCATGTTCGGTTTCGCTGAAATGGGCGTTTTTATTCTTATCCTGTTTGTCGGCTACGTATATGTCTGGAAAAAAGGAGCGCTGGAATGGGAGTAG
- a CDS encoding sensor domain-containing diguanylate cyclase, which produces MSITDLPFRNDFYKVMLDQMSEGVYFTDTERRILYWNTAAEQLTGYNSQDVVGSYCNDNILRHVDCDGCSLCEDHCPLFDSLKEGRQVYKRAYLYHKKGYRVAVDVKVSPVFGSTNQILGAVEVFSDASDSIVLENLNQTLRKQLRIDLMTKLPNRRALMQSLKDEFIRYKRYESTFSLVAIDIDHFKQINDTLGHPTGDRALIWFANQLTSVFRKVDTISRYGGEEFFVLLPNTAADTAVKAAEKLKIRLNEQPCPVTGEMLTASIGVTSLLATDTLRSVLERADQAMYRAKESGRNRICAV; this is translated from the coding sequence ATGTCGATAACAGATTTGCCGTTTCGTAACGATTTCTACAAGGTTATGCTCGACCAGATGTCGGAAGGGGTCTACTTCACCGACACCGAACGACGCATCCTGTACTGGAACACGGCAGCCGAGCAATTGACCGGCTACAATTCCCAGGACGTTGTCGGATCCTATTGCAACGACAACATCCTGCGCCATGTCGATTGCGATGGTTGCTCGCTCTGCGAAGACCACTGCCCGCTTTTTGACTCGCTCAAGGAAGGTCGTCAGGTTTACAAACGGGCCTACCTTTACCATAAAAAAGGCTACCGGGTCGCCGTTGATGTCAAGGTTTCCCCGGTCTTCGGATCGACCAATCAGATTTTAGGAGCGGTCGAGGTGTTCTCCGATGCTTCCGATTCAATTGTTCTTGAGAATCTCAACCAGACCTTGCGCAAGCAGTTACGCATTGACCTGATGACCAAACTCCCCAACCGACGCGCCTTGATGCAGTCACTGAAGGACGAATTTATCCGTTACAAGCGTTACGAGTCGACTTTTTCGCTGGTAGCGATCGACATTGATCATTTCAAACAGATCAACGACACCCTGGGCCATCCAACCGGAGACCGGGCTCTGATCTGGTTTGCCAATCAGCTCACTTCGGTGTTTCGCAAGGTCGATACAATTAGCCGGTACGGCGGTGAGGAATTTTTCGTGTTGTTGCCGAATACTGCCGCCGACACTGCAGTAAAGGCGGCAGAAAAGTTGAAGATACGCTTGAATGAACAACCCTGCCCGGTGACCGGCGAGATGCTGACGGCCAGCATCGGGGTGACCTCTCTCCTTGCTACCGACACCCTGCGAAGCGTTCTCGAACGTGCCGACCAGGCGATGTACCGGGCCAAGGAAAGCGGCCGCAACCGGATCTGCGCCGTCTAG